One region of Marivirga arenosa genomic DNA includes:
- a CDS encoding DUF1573 domain-containing protein, whose product MKNIHLFKSTLAIVFLFFIHIAVFAQNNKGKITFVDEAHDFGTIEEASGMAKYTFKFVNSSPDSIRLTSVRASCGCTTPYWEKDVLMPGDSGKIEVAYNPLNRPGKFNKTVTIRTTGQPSTKILRISGYVKPKPKSIEDEYATEIGGIRMRSKFINFGNITTEKPITKKIELYNQSEDTINILDRFVSADFISVSKTPVMIPPKEAKEIEVTYMPKMRNELGFVNDPLTIFTDELENSNKALNVVATINEYFPPMTEEQLSQAPHIEFETMEYDFGHIDEGDQMTHVFQFTNTGKDSLNIRKTKTTCGCTISELSKMDYAAGELGEIKVLFNSTGRRGTQIKRITLFTNDPTAPTQDLIIKAYVRDK is encoded by the coding sequence ATGAAGAATATCCATTTGTTTAAAAGTACCCTTGCGATAGTTTTTCTATTTTTTATCCACATTGCGGTCTTCGCACAAAATAATAAAGGTAAAATCACATTCGTAGATGAAGCCCACGATTTTGGTACTATTGAAGAAGCGAGTGGAATGGCTAAATACACCTTTAAATTTGTAAATTCTAGTCCGGATTCTATACGACTTACTTCCGTTAGAGCCTCTTGCGGATGTACCACCCCTTATTGGGAAAAGGATGTTTTGATGCCAGGCGATAGCGGTAAGATTGAAGTTGCCTACAATCCCTTAAACAGACCCGGTAAATTTAATAAAACGGTAACCATTAGAACTACAGGTCAACCTTCTACCAAGATTTTAAGAATATCAGGATATGTAAAGCCTAAGCCAAAGAGCATAGAAGATGAATATGCAACTGAAATAGGTGGGATTCGAATGAGAAGTAAATTTATCAATTTTGGTAATATCACCACTGAAAAGCCTATTACTAAAAAGATAGAACTTTATAACCAATCTGAAGACACCATCAACATCTTAGATCGCTTTGTGTCGGCTGACTTTATATCGGTAAGCAAAACTCCTGTTATGATTCCACCGAAGGAAGCCAAGGAAATTGAGGTGACTTATATGCCTAAGATGAGAAATGAATTGGGTTTTGTAAATGATCCGTTAACCATTTTTACTGATGAACTGGAAAATAGCAATAAAGCCCTTAATGTGGTGGCTACGATTAATGAATACTTTCCTCCTATGACTGAGGAACAACTGTCGCAAGCCCCGCATATTGAATTTGAAACCATGGAATATGATTTCGGACATATTGATGAAGGGGATCAAATGACGCATGTATTTCAATTTACCAATACCGGCAAAGACTCTTTAAATATTCGAAAAACCAAAACGACCTGTGGTTGTACCATATCAGAATTGAGCAAAATGGATTATGCAGCAGGAGAGTTAGGCGAGATAAAAGTATTATTCAATTCTACAGGCAGAAGAGGAACCCAAATCAAAAGGATTACACTATTTACCAACGATCCTACTGCTCCCACTCAGGATTTGATCATTAAAGCCTAC
- the trpS gene encoding tryptophan--tRNA ligase, with protein sequence MSRILTGIQSSGKPHLGNLLGAIIPAIKLSQDPKNESFFFIADLHSLTTIKDAEVRKENVNAVAAAWLAFGFDTDKNLFYRQSMVPQVTELNWYMSCYTPFPMLANAHSFKDKSDRLSDVNAGLFTYPVLMACDIILYDADIVPVGKDQKQHLEMTRDIASGFNHRYGDVFVLPEARIDEHIMTIPGTDGQKMSKSYGNTIDIFQTDKKLRKNVMKIVTDSTPMEEPKNPDTCNVFNIYKLLASDDQTAEMRQNYEGGNYGYGHAKQALYELIVEKYSKERELYNHYMDNLDELHKKLEKGEAKAAEIADKTLARVRKVLGF encoded by the coding sequence ATGTCAAGAATATTAACCGGTATTCAGAGTTCAGGAAAACCACATTTGGGTAATTTATTAGGTGCAATCATTCCTGCCATAAAATTATCACAAGATCCAAAAAACGAAAGTTTCTTTTTCATAGCGGACCTTCACTCTTTAACCACAATTAAAGATGCGGAGGTAAGAAAGGAAAATGTTAATGCAGTTGCGGCTGCTTGGTTAGCTTTTGGCTTTGATACGGACAAAAATCTATTTTACAGACAGTCGATGGTACCGCAGGTAACGGAGCTCAATTGGTATATGAGCTGTTATACACCTTTTCCAATGTTGGCTAATGCCCATTCTTTCAAAGATAAATCCGATCGTTTGTCGGATGTAAACGCAGGGCTATTCACCTATCCGGTTTTAATGGCATGCGATATCATTTTATATGATGCGGATATAGTTCCGGTAGGGAAGGACCAAAAGCAGCATCTTGAAATGACGCGTGATATTGCCAGTGGATTTAATCACCGATATGGAGACGTATTTGTATTGCCAGAGGCTAGAATCGATGAGCATATCATGACCATTCCAGGAACGGATGGACAAAAAATGAGTAAATCCTACGGAAATACAATTGATATTTTCCAGACTGATAAGAAGCTTAGAAAGAATGTAATGAAGATTGTTACAGACTCTACGCCAATGGAGGAACCTAAAAATCCGGATACCTGCAATGTTTTTAATATCTATAAGTTATTAGCTTCAGACGATCAAACTGCAGAAATGCGTCAAAATTATGAAGGTGGAAATTATGGTTATGGACATGCCAAGCAAGCCTTATATGAGTTGATCGTAGAGAAATATTCAAAAGAAAGAGAGCTTTATAACCACTATATGGATAACCTTGATGAGCTGCACAAAAAGCTTGAAAAAGGAGAAGCCAAAGCAGCTGAAATTGCAGATAAAACATTAGCTAGAGTTAGGAAAGTCTTAGGATTTTAA
- a CDS encoding DoxX family protein, translating to MPFKNISLLILRLAGGLMMLTHGYPKFMKLLNGDFSFADPIGLGEEVSLIATVFAEFVCAILVALGLYTRLASVPVLFTMLVAALIVHGGDPFAKQELGLMYASIFAVTALNGGGDFSLDKIIRKKNK from the coding sequence ATGCCTTTCAAAAACATAAGTCTATTAATTTTAAGGTTAGCAGGAGGATTGATGATGCTGACCCACGGTTATCCTAAATTCATGAAGTTATTAAATGGTGATTTTAGCTTTGCTGATCCTATTGGCTTAGGAGAAGAAGTTAGCTTAATTGCTACGGTTTTTGCTGAATTTGTATGTGCAATATTAGTAGCTTTGGGGCTTTATACTCGTTTGGCAAGTGTACCTGTTTTATTCACCATGTTAGTGGCCGCTTTAATCGTTCATGGTGGTGATCCCTTTGCCAAGCAAGAATTAGGTTTAATGTATGCTTCAATATTTGCAGTAACGGCTTTAAATGGTGGGGGCGATTTCAGTTTAGATAAAATAATTAGAAAGAAAAATAAATAA
- a CDS encoding Tex family protein, which yields MDHIIKIAGELNVRPQQVKAVVELLDGGATVPFISRYRKEATGSLDEVAVADVRDRVQQLRDLDKRREAILKSIKEQEKLTPELEKEINAAETMAKLEDIYLPYKPKRRTKATIAREKGLEPLAKLIFEQGNIDVEGEAAKFIDEEKEVENAEAALHGARDIIAEWANENAELREDIRELFLEKGMFRSKVLSGKETEGQKYKDYFEWEENVKTAPSHRVLAMRRGEKEMILMLDISPEEADALFIMEKHFVKADNEAGEQVRMAIADAYKRLLKPSMETEIRIYTKKKADEEAIKVFSDNLRQLLLAAPMGQKNVMAVDPGFRTGCKLVCLDRQGQLLFNEAIFPHEPQRQTAKAAALILQLVDKYNIEAIAIGNGTAGRETEKFVNSIGLPSSVTVVMVNESGASVYSASEVAREEFKEYDLTVRGAVSIGRRLMDPLAELVKIDAKSIGVGQYQHDVDQNLLKAGLDDTVVSCVNNVGVELNTASKQLLTYVSGLGPSIAENIVKYRNENGAFKSKEDLKKVPRLGDKAFEQAAGFLRISNAENPLDSSAVHPERYDLVNKMAKDVHASITDLMSSNELREKLDMKQYVTESVGLPTLQDIMQELAKPGRDPREQFEAFSFTEGVNEMSDLQVGMKLPGIVTNITNFGAFVDVGVHQDGLVHVSHLADKFVSNPAEIVNVAQKVEVTVLEVDASRKRISLSMKKDPFKKQADEKPKGKFKRKNEEQSADGDLQAKLAALKGKFS from the coding sequence ATGGATCATATCATTAAAATAGCGGGAGAATTAAATGTTCGTCCGCAGCAAGTTAAAGCGGTAGTTGAATTATTAGATGGAGGGGCTACGGTTCCTTTCATTTCTCGTTATCGTAAAGAAGCAACGGGTAGTTTAGATGAGGTGGCTGTTGCCGATGTGCGTGATAGAGTACAACAATTACGTGATTTAGATAAGCGAAGAGAAGCTATCTTGAAATCCATTAAGGAACAAGAGAAATTAACACCTGAATTAGAGAAGGAAATTAATGCCGCTGAAACAATGGCTAAGCTGGAAGATATTTACCTTCCTTATAAGCCTAAGAGAAGAACTAAAGCCACTATTGCAAGAGAGAAAGGGCTTGAGCCTTTAGCGAAGTTAATTTTCGAGCAGGGAAATATTGATGTGGAAGGAGAAGCCGCAAAATTTATAGATGAGGAAAAAGAGGTTGAAAACGCTGAGGCAGCTTTGCATGGAGCAAGAGATATCATTGCAGAATGGGCAAATGAAAATGCCGAATTACGTGAAGATATTCGTGAGTTATTCCTTGAAAAAGGAATGTTCCGTTCTAAGGTGCTAAGTGGTAAGGAAACCGAAGGCCAGAAATATAAAGATTATTTCGAGTGGGAAGAGAATGTGAAAACTGCGCCATCTCATAGAGTACTGGCCATGAGGAGAGGAGAGAAAGAAATGATTCTGATGCTGGATATTAGTCCTGAAGAAGCAGATGCTTTATTCATTATGGAAAAGCATTTCGTGAAAGCGGATAATGAGGCTGGAGAGCAGGTGAGAATGGCTATTGCAGATGCTTATAAGCGATTACTAAAGCCAAGTATGGAAACTGAAATTCGAATCTATACTAAAAAGAAAGCAGATGAAGAGGCGATAAAAGTATTTTCAGACAATCTTAGACAGTTGCTTTTAGCTGCTCCTATGGGGCAGAAAAATGTGATGGCGGTCGATCCTGGTTTCAGAACTGGATGTAAATTAGTTTGCCTTGATCGTCAGGGTCAATTATTATTCAATGAGGCTATTTTCCCTCATGAACCGCAAAGACAAACTGCAAAAGCTGCTGCCTTAATACTACAGTTAGTAGACAAATATAATATTGAAGCCATTGCTATCGGAAATGGTACTGCTGGAAGAGAAACAGAGAAGTTTGTCAATTCGATTGGCTTACCAAGTTCAGTAACGGTTGTGATGGTGAATGAAAGTGGTGCTTCTGTTTATTCTGCATCTGAAGTAGCTAGAGAAGAGTTTAAAGAGTATGATCTTACAGTAAGAGGAGCTGTGTCTATAGGTAGAAGATTAATGGATCCGCTTGCTGAATTAGTGAAGATTGATGCGAAATCAATAGGAGTAGGTCAGTACCAGCATGATGTGGATCAAAATTTATTAAAAGCAGGCCTTGATGATACAGTAGTGAGCTGTGTGAATAATGTGGGAGTGGAATTAAATACGGCTAGTAAGCAATTATTGACTTATGTGTCAGGTTTAGGGCCATCAATCGCTGAAAACATTGTAAAGTACAGAAATGAAAATGGTGCTTTCAAAAGCAAAGAGGATTTGAAAAAGGTGCCTCGTTTAGGAGATAAAGCTTTTGAGCAAGCGGCTGGTTTCTTACGCATCAGCAATGCTGAAAATCCTTTAGATAGTAGCGCGGTTCACCCAGAGCGCTATGATTTAGTAAATAAAATGGCTAAGGATGTGCATGCATCTATAACAGACCTAATGAGCAGTAATGAATTGCGTGAGAAGTTAGACATGAAGCAATATGTTACGGAATCAGTTGGTTTGCCAACCTTACAGGATATCATGCAAGAGTTGGCAAAGCCGGGTCGTGACCCTAGAGAGCAATTTGAAGCCTTCTCTTTTACAGAGGGTGTAAATGAGATGAGTGATTTACAAGTGGGGATGAAGCTTCCAGGAATCGTTACTAATATTACCAATTTCGGTGCTTTTGTGGATGTAGGAGTTCACCAAGATGGATTAGTTCATGTAAGTCATTTGGCTGATAAATTTGTGAGCAATCCAGCTGAGATCGTGAATGTAGCTCAGAAGGTAGAAGTTACTGTTTTAGAAGTAGATGCAAGTCGAAAAAGGATTTCATTATCTATGAAAAAAGACCCTTTTAAGAAACAAGCAGATGAAAAGCCTAAGGGTAAATTTAAACGCAAGAATGAAGAGCAATCGGCTGACGGTGATCTTCAAGCTAAATTAGCTGCTTTAAAAGGGAAGTTTAGTTAA